AGGTCAGACTTGCAATGTAACTGGAATTGAGTATTAGAACTACAAAAAGCCATATTAGAAGCACCATGCGACCAAGGCCACTCTCTGTCTTTTCTCCTACGTAAAAGAGGAAAGGAGcagcagcatatatatatatatatatatatatatatataagacttcTTGTGTCTGGGAAAAATAGCTAATGAAAAGTCACTGCATTTTACTTACTATGAGCAGTAAACAAAGTTGCAAAGGTAAACCTGCCAAGTAAAGTACGAAATAGCAAATTAGGGGACTTAGATCAAGATTTAAGAATCTACGTACAGAGCATAAAGGAAGCCAAAGTTTTAAGTAAAGAATTTATCTTCATTCTTTGTAATAGTCGTGTATAAACTACTCAAATAGCCAAAAAGGTAgttaagattattattatttttttttttttaaaaaaattaataataaagtaAGAGAGAATTGAAATAGCAGataaaggagagaaaaaaaaataaaacataaaactaatTGGGGGGatcattttcattattaatCATGATAGAGATGTTGCACTCTCAACAGCTTCCactagattttttaaaaaaaatttaaagaatcaAGCTACTCTTTTTTGCTTTCATATTTAAATACATTCAACAATAACTTCtcttattatttgtttataccatttaaatattctttaaatatgttatggaaaagagagaggaaataacatttttttgaataaaatgagGTTAAGGGAAGTTAAAGAGCACTTTACTAAATTTTGGGTATCACTATAGCTTTCCCTTGGATTAGGGAAGGGAAGAAAATTTGTTGTAGGTGAGTTTTTGGGAATTCTTACATTTAGGGAAGAGAATAACGTTTAGAGAGTCTGCTGATAGTACTCTAGGGAGATGGAAATGGCCAATTTTGTCGCATAATGGGCGTAATAGTTAGCAAATCTTTCAATTAACCTTTTTAGGTCTCCATAAAAAAGAGGTCGTTAAGATGTTAAATcccacttatttcaaaaatttaaacctacacaaaacaataaatttaataattaacatatattttaagttaaaatattttaagaaagagTAATATTTGTTAGGGACTCACCAAATGATCGTGGCAATCTGTTTTCTAGGAGGGCCctgaaaatcatcatttgtcCTACGCTCCAAAATCCAAACAACTACTCCAACAGCAAGAAAAAATATACCTGTGACACCCCACATCATTGGAGTAAATGGTCTCAGAAATGCCCAAGCACTAGAGTTGAGTTTTCGAACTGGGGCCACTACAACAAGCCCTGTCTCGATATATGGCTGCGTAAAATCGACCATCTTTGTCCGATTGGTGGTAATTGCAATGTCGCCAACCGCAGCATCAAAGTCCTGTATGTCGCATGGAAGTGGAAAATAATCCAATGAATTAGAAATATAAAGCATATTATATAGTTAAGTGTGGAGGCTGCCGTTCATGGGTATGAGGTTTAACCTTCAAGGGTGGCCAATACTACCTTAGAGGCATCCCCTTCCCATCACCCCAAAGTCTATATGGCGTGCTCTCCCATAACATTTGGTACATTAAGATTAGTTTTTTGGTTGGGATGATCACGCCACATACACTTTGGGGGATCGATGGCGGATGgaataatatatagcattactcgagTTCTcggtcattaaaaaaataaaaagttggtaGCACTACATTATCAAACAACTAAAAACGcaaaacacataacaaaaactatttttgaaattcATACTTACACCCGTTGTGATCATGTGCAGAAGATCTGTGAATACGGGATTGATATGTCCATCTCCAAATGGAATGAACTTATACGGGACTGCATATGGTAATATTGCCAGTGCAGCAGTAAATACATCAATGCAGTAACCACGAAAGGTATCAGAGCCATCTACTCGTGAAACAAATTCACGAAAATTAATTCGGACTGGGACTCCAACCCGCAATTGCCTTCCGTTGTTTGAGAATACCCACCCACGCGGCTTTTGAGTTGTTTGTCCCGGCCAGATGACACCATATAGATTATTTGAACGGGAACGATTTGTTTGTGCGTTGAGCTTTTCTGTCAAGCCGGAAGAATTGGACCAATAACCAATTCTCCTAATCCCTGTGCCAATCACGTTGATGACTTCATATGCAGTACCAATGAGGTTCCCATCTGAAGTGAACTTGATCGGGCCTGTTACACCGCTTATATTCACCTCTAAAATGCTAGAAAGCAACATCTTCCCTCCATCAAAGATGCTCATGCGATCAAACTGCAAGTTACCTCCATGGAACTCGGCTAATCTCGGatcatttgaaaatgaaatatgtCCCCCCTGATTTAGAAATGCTTCAAGTGCATGAGCAAGAAGCCAAACTGTGTCGTAGGCATACAGACCATAACTATTTAGTCCGAAATGCCCGTCTGTCAAGTTGCTCCATCTCGAAACAAATTTACTTTTGAGTTCTGAATCCGAAGTGTGCATGCGCAAGGTAAGAACCCCTTGAATACTATCCCTTGCCGCTGGAGGGAGGGAATTAGATTCTGTGTCAAGTAAAGTCGAGAGCCAATCAGTAGCTATCCACACATATCCACTTTCCATCATCCCCATTTTCCATGCCAAATCAACTACCTCTAGACCCCATGAAGCATATATGTGGAGGATAATTACCCGAGACTCCATGAGCCCAACCTTAAGCAGTGTCTCGGAGATTTCATTCGGGCCTACTTTGGGGCTCATAGGAGCTTTGTACGAGATTTTACAACGTTTATCAGCGAGCTTGTCACCTAATGCAGCAACCCCATTTCTGCCATGCTCATCATCAATATAGATTACTATTACATCTCGCCATTCGTAGTAGCCTACGATCTCTGCTACAGCAGACATCTGAAAGAGGTCGCTCTGCGTTGTCCTAACAAAGTAAGGGAACTGGAGTGAACTCAGGGCGGGATCTGTTGCTGCAAAAGATAATAGGGGGACGTGGAGCTCATTCGCAATATGAGAAACTACATGGGCCAAAACTGACTGTTGGGGACCAACTATGGCCACTGTATCATTCT
Above is a genomic segment from Alnus glutinosa chromosome 12, dhAlnGlut1.1, whole genome shotgun sequence containing:
- the LOC133852076 gene encoding glutamate receptor 3.6-like, whose protein sequence is MENDTVAIVGPQQSVLAHVVSHIANELHVPLLSFAATDPALSSLQFPYFVRTTQSDLFQMSAVAEIVGYYEWRDVIVIYIDDEHGRNGVAALGDKLADKRCKISYKAPMSPKVGPNEISETLLKVGLMESRVIILHIYASWGLEVVDLAWKMGMMESGYVWIATDWLSTLLDTESNSLPPAARDSIQGVLTLRMHTSDSELKSKFVSRWSNLTDGHFGLNSYGLYAYDTVWLLAHALEAFLNQGGHISFSNDPRLAEFHGGNLQFDRMSIFDGGKMLLSSILEVNISGVTGPIKFTSDGNLIGTAYEVINVIGTGIRRIGYWSNSSGLTEKLNAQTNRSRSNNLYGVIWPGQTTQKPRGWVFSNNGRQLRVGVPVRINFREFVSRVDGSDTFRGYCIDVFTAALAILPYAVPYKFIPFGDGHINPVFTDLLHMITTGDFDAAVGDIAITTNRTKMVDFTQPYIETGLVVVAPVRKLNSSAWAFLRPFTPMMWGVTGIFFLAVGVVVWILERRTNDDFQGPPRKQIATIIWFTFATLFTAHREKTESGLGRMVLLIWLFVVLILNSSYIASLTSILTVQQLSYSVKGIESLTSGNDPIGYQRGSYTENYLIDVLNIHKSRLFPLDSEEELETALNNGPEKGGIAAVVQNRAHMELFLATRCEFGIVGQEFTKMGWGFAFQRESPLAIDMSTAILKLSESGELQKIHDKWLSRKACSSEDTKQDVDRLPLKSFWGLFLLCGLACFAAILLYVIKMVHLYMRHSGRSSQSFISFVKEKEKDVHKMQDPEKMRKRRKRPGYQMEESRVSNGRVHEDESVNVSNVGVYIGYEA